TCGCTGCAGTAGCGCTTCCCGTCCTGCTCGACGTATGTCTCGGAGACGTCGCAGTTGCATCCTTCGTGTGCACAGATTTCCACTGGAACCTCCTTGGCCGTCTCATGAGGCGACCCGCGACTCGGAAGTATACAGGAGTCGCGGTGGGTGAACAGCGTTGCGGGAGCGCACCCTAGCCGGGGCATGCTTGGTTATCGGTCGGCGCCGGCCGAAGTTGCGTGCTTTCGTTGAAATTCACGCGGAGGCGGCTGCGCCGATTGCCCTGCCCACTTGCTTTCGGTTTACGCCGAGGGCGAGAAGGGTGCGGATGAGGAGGTCGACGGAGACGCTTGGGTCGCCGGCTTCCATTTTTGCGACGCGGGATTGGCTGGAACCGATGAGGTCGGCGACTTCGGTTTGGGTGTAGCCGAGGCTCTCCCGGCGCTTCCTGAGCAGCGCGGCAAGAGAGAGTTGAAGCTCGATGTACTCGGCTTCCTCGTCGGTGAGGCCGAGGAAGTCCTTTGCGGAGCCGAATCTCCATCCCTGTGCCTCGAGCCGACGTCGTTTCGATTCCTTCATTGGCTCCCTCCGTCGGGGCCCTTGTCGTAGCGATGCAGGCGACGCGACGCGCGGCGGATAGCCGTTGTTGGGGTGCCTCGAGTCTTCTTCGAGAACGCATCGACGATAACAATCGCATCGAAATCGAGTCGGTAGATGATCCGCCACGCCTTGCCCTGATCGTGATCTGCAATGCGCAGCTCATGACAGCGCGGGCCAATGGAGGGCATGGGTCGTGATTCAGGCATGGAAAGTGTTTCGCCTCTTTGCAGCCTCCTCAGGAGCAACCCAGCTCGCTTTCGCGCCTCGGCGGAGAAAGGAGGACTCCGCACCGACTCACCAAGCCAAACGAGAGGCTTATCCGGCATGAAGCCAGGCTTCCTTTATGTCATATTCGACATAGCTTTGCAATCGAGCTGCCATGATTTCTCGTGATGGGAGCTATCGGGCACCGGCAACCGAAGTTGCGGTCAGCGAAGCCGGGCGTTCTTGCGGGCAGGTGTACGATAGCCAGGGGCGGAACGGTCAGCGGCGTTGCGAGCGTCGAGTGCATAGCGTATTTGATCGACTCGTGGCGTCGATGGGCAAGGGATGATGTCTGAGCGATGGGAGATTCTGCTGGTCGCGCTCATCATCGGCGCAACGCACGTCATCTCGCCGCGGGTCTTTGGGAGTCGAAAGCACCCGGAAGTGCAGGCGGCGTTCGGCGGAGGGCTGTCGGTCGCCTATGTCTTCCTCCATCTCATCCCGAGCCTCGACGCGTCGAACGAGACCGTGGGTCCGCGTATCTACTTCGTTGCGCTGCTTGGCTTCGTCGTCTTCTACGGTTTGAACGCGTTCTTCCGGCCACCCAAGCAGACCCACCCGACGAAATACCATGCGTATCTCGCGACGTTCTTTCTCTATGACGCGCTCATGGTGTTCACGCTTGGTCTCGAGCTTCCACCCACACCCATCCTGACCGTGGTTTTTGCGCTTTCGCTCGCGCTCGACGTGCTCAACACCGACATCGAGCTGCAAGAGGACTATGGGGCGCGCTTCGTCAAGTCGGGGCGCTGGGTCCTG
This genomic window from Rhodothermales bacterium contains:
- a CDS encoding helix-turn-helix domain-containing protein, yielding MKESKRRRLEAQGWRFGSAKDFLGLTDEEAEYIELQLSLAALLRKRRESLGYTQTEVADLIGSSQSRVAKMEAGDPSVSVDLLIRTLLALGVNRKQVGRAIGAAASA
- a CDS encoding type II toxin-antitoxin system RelE/ParE family toxin, with product MPDKPLVWLGESVRSPPFSAEARKRAGLLLRRLQRGETLSMPESRPMPSIGPRCHELRIADHDQGKAWRIIYRLDFDAIVIVDAFSKKTRGTPTTAIRRASRRLHRYDKGPDGGSQ